In Pelotomaculum isophthalicicum JI, a genomic segment contains:
- a CDS encoding 2-hydroxyacyl-CoA dehydratase family protein: MVAFLVKELERVVLWLNNGKPLDDEKLWSEINRKNLVSQKIRTILDLRLKAPLYLSSIPTMQLLVGSTHYFGQPEKYIALLDQLIDELTLAARIPEDRFFIPIVFAGGGSGMGILQVIEESHGAVVGWEAAGTGDYRLDVPPLESIAHYLLDAQSHGELGEGAGTSATYRRFRMKELINKTRAKGIISLSHWKPMCIRNLQPRNRSYVFGQRHSATPAVTAAA; this comes from the coding sequence GTGGTCGCGTTTCTTGTCAAGGAATTGGAACGCGTTGTTCTCTGGCTTAATAACGGCAAACCGCTTGACGATGAAAAATTATGGTCTGAGATCAATCGCAAGAATCTCGTTTCTCAAAAAATCCGAACTATTCTTGATTTGCGGCTAAAGGCGCCGCTTTATCTATCAAGTATTCCTACCATGCAACTGCTTGTAGGATCCACTCATTATTTTGGACAACCGGAAAAGTACATCGCCTTGCTTGATCAATTGATCGATGAGTTAACCTTGGCAGCGCGTATACCGGAGGATCGCTTCTTTATTCCGATCGTATTCGCCGGTGGCGGTAGTGGCATGGGTATTTTACAAGTAATCGAAGAATCGCATGGAGCGGTAGTGGGTTGGGAAGCAGCCGGAACCGGAGATTACCGGCTTGACGTTCCACCACTCGAATCAATTGCACATTATCTTCTTGATGCGCAAAGCCACGGAGAGCTCGGTGAAGGGGCAGGCACGTCGGCAACATACAGAAGATTTCGTATGAAAGAACTTATTAATAAAACCCGTGCAAAGGGCATTATCTCTTTGTCACATTGGAAACCAATGTGCATACGGAACCTCCAACCGAGGAACAGATCATACGTGTTTGGTCAAAGGCACTCAGCAACACCCGCTGTTACTGCTGCCGCCTGA
- the hgcB gene encoding mercury methylation ferredoxin HgcB produces MKNRYLKNVSTLKMNSDRCTGCGMCIEVCPHKVFDLKNGRSEIVDKDACMECGACAKNCPFNAIEVNPGVGCAQAIIKGWLTGTEPSCDCSGGSSNSGCC; encoded by the coding sequence ATGAAAAATCGTTATTTAAAAAATGTTTCTACACTTAAGATGAATTCGGATAGATGTACTGGTTGTGGAATGTGTATTGAAGTCTGTCCGCATAAGGTGTTCGATTTGAAAAATGGAAGATCCGAAATTGTTGACAAGGATGCGTGTATGGAATGCGGCGCATGCGCAAAGAACTGTCCGTTTAATGCGATAGAAGTTAATCCGGGTGTTGGCTGTGCACAAGCGATTATTAAGGGGTGGCTGACAGGAACTGAACCCAGTTGTGACTGCTCAGGCGGCAGCAGTAACAGCGGGTGTTGCTGA
- the hgcA gene encoding mercury methylation corrinoid protein HgcA, giving the protein MENKSCCSPDNKDLLSKLIEINPEDRAFNQKSSCCCGVNDSCSSGAITQYDLKDKWVVGEIQTKVGKVPQVSTLLSFSDTLGSWKARWGVNRMNYKINPGLYAVGSPDDSSPVLVTANYKLTFDVLRKELKDLKVWILVLDTKGINVWCAAGKGTFGTEELVSRIAKTKLSQVVTHKTLILPQLGAPGVSAHVVLRQTGFKVVYGSVRAKDIKAFINSGMKATGEMRTVKFSAYDRLVLTPIELVGTFKISLMIFGVLFLLNLIGIGPFGLTDFYAYVGALITGCVLTPVLLPWIPGRAFAWKGWLLGFLWTVGVNMLNGWPESPSYSLVKALGYLLILPSISAYCAMNFTGASTYTSLSGVLKEMKLAVPAITISLSVGIILILVNGFIKL; this is encoded by the coding sequence CTGGAAAATAAAAGTTGTTGTAGTCCTGATAATAAGGATTTGCTAAGTAAATTGATAGAAATAAACCCTGAAGATCGTGCGTTCAATCAGAAATCATCCTGTTGTTGCGGAGTCAATGATAGTTGTTCTTCAGGAGCAATTACGCAGTACGATCTAAAGGACAAATGGGTAGTTGGAGAAATCCAGACGAAGGTAGGCAAAGTACCGCAGGTCTCAACGCTATTATCTTTCAGTGATACGTTAGGTTCATGGAAGGCCAGATGGGGAGTCAACCGGATGAACTATAAAATCAATCCGGGACTCTATGCTGTTGGATCACCAGATGATAGTTCACCGGTCCTGGTAACCGCCAACTATAAGTTAACCTTTGATGTATTGAGGAAGGAGTTGAAAGACCTCAAGGTATGGATTCTGGTACTTGATACCAAGGGTATTAATGTCTGGTGTGCCGCGGGAAAAGGCACATTTGGCACAGAAGAGCTTGTAAGCCGTATTGCCAAAACAAAGCTATCACAGGTTGTCACGCATAAAACGCTGATATTGCCGCAATTAGGTGCGCCGGGGGTAAGTGCTCACGTTGTTTTAAGGCAAACTGGCTTTAAAGTAGTCTATGGATCGGTGAGAGCAAAGGATATAAAGGCATTCATCAACTCGGGAATGAAAGCAACCGGTGAAATGCGGACTGTAAAGTTTAGCGCTTATGACCGGCTGGTTTTGACGCCGATTGAATTAGTGGGCACTTTCAAGATATCCTTAATGATTTTTGGCGTACTATTTTTGTTAAACCTCATTGGCATAGGCCCTTTCGGACTCACTGATTTTTACGCTTACGTCGGCGCATTAATAACAGGTTGCGTTTTAACTCCTGTGCTGCTTCCATGGATTCCAGGCAGAGCTTTTGCATGGAAGGGATGGCTATTGGGTTTTCTCTGGACGGTTGGCGTAAATATGCTTAACGGATGGCCTGAATCACCTTCATACAGTTTAGTAAAGGCTTTGGGGTATTTATTGATCTTACCGTCAATATCTGCATATTGCGCAATGAATTTTACCGGCGCCTCTACGTATACTTCACTATCAGGTGTTTTGAAGGAAATGAAGCTGGCTGTTCCTGCAATTACTATCTCTTTAAGCGTTGGGATAATCCTGATTTTGGTTAACGGTTTTATAAAGCTTTAA
- a CDS encoding exonuclease SbcCD subunit D, protein MRILHTADWHLGRIFHGIHLTDDQAYVLEQFVQLAGDVKPDVIVIAGDVYDRAVPPTDAVKLLNEVISRIILDCKIPVLLIAGNHDSPERLGFGTRLLARQGLFISGQPGDNLAPIILQDAYGPVYFCAIPYTEPSVIREALAVPEAADHNSSMLSLLKHCTASIPRGSRTVAVAHAYVAGGESSESERPLTIGGTGMVDASCFQSFNYVALGHLHKPQKTGDGMCYAGSLLKYSFSESSHQKSINFVEMDEAGNITLDKITLSPRRDVRCLEGYIKDILAGPKNGESKEDYIMVTLKDTGAILDAIGKLREVYPNVLHIERPPLLDGGEIHGPRDDHRQISDMDLFSSFFEQVAGVPLTGEEARTFAETVDLFYPKEQR, encoded by the coding sequence TTGAGAATACTGCACACCGCCGACTGGCATTTGGGACGTATTTTCCACGGCATCCACCTGACAGATGATCAGGCTTACGTGCTGGAACAGTTTGTTCAGCTTGCCGGAGACGTCAAACCGGATGTGATTGTTATTGCTGGAGATGTCTACGACCGCGCCGTGCCGCCCACAGACGCGGTTAAGCTGTTAAACGAGGTGATTTCCCGCATTATTCTAGACTGCAAAATACCGGTGCTGCTGATTGCCGGCAATCATGACAGCCCTGAACGGCTTGGATTCGGCACCCGTCTGCTGGCCCGCCAGGGACTTTTTATCAGTGGGCAGCCGGGTGACAACCTTGCCCCAATCATTCTTCAAGACGCCTACGGACCGGTATACTTCTGCGCGATTCCTTACACGGAGCCCTCTGTTATTAGGGAAGCGCTGGCTGTTCCGGAAGCGGCGGACCACAACAGTTCCATGCTTTCTTTGCTCAAACATTGTACGGCGTCGATTCCCCGCGGGTCCAGGACTGTCGCCGTAGCCCACGCTTATGTCGCCGGGGGTGAAAGCAGCGAATCAGAGCGCCCGCTTACCATCGGCGGAACGGGCATGGTTGACGCCTCATGTTTCCAATCCTTCAATTACGTCGCCTTGGGACACCTCCATAAGCCCCAGAAAACGGGGGACGGAATGTGCTACGCCGGCTCCTTATTGAAATATTCCTTTTCCGAATCCTCACATCAAAAATCAATTAATTTCGTGGAAATGGATGAGGCTGGTAATATAACTCTGGATAAAATCACCCTTTCACCCCGCCGTGACGTGCGTTGTCTGGAAGGTTACATAAAAGATATACTGGCTGGTCCGAAGAACGGCGAAAGCAAAGAAGACTATATTATGGTTACTTTAAAAGATACCGGCGCCATCCTTGACGCGATCGGCAAGCTGCGTGAAGTCTACCCCAACGTTTTGCATATAGAGCGCCCTCCCTTGCTTGACGGCGGTGAAATTCACGGACCGCGCGATGACCACCGGCAAATAAGCGACATGGACCTTTTTTCTTCATTCTTCGAACAAGTAGCCGGAGTTCCCCTTACCGGCGAGGAAGCCCGGACGTTTGCCGAAACAGTTGACTTATTTTACCCGAAAGAACAAAGGTGA
- a CDS encoding AAA family ATPase, translating into MKPLKLIMSAFGPYVSTQVLDFTELGSRSFFLIHGPTGSGKTTILDAMCFALYGDTSGAEREGRQMRSDYADLSVITAITFDFAVGAEIYRIKRNPEQERPKKRGEGTTTMRAEATLWRRTGLVADAEEGAVLEDGWSKVTEAVEKLLGFESSQFRQVVMLPQREFHKLLTANSSDRQVILETLFRTEHYRRIEESLKQSAKALQKSFEETSEQKTWILQEAKADSREELNERRNLHLVQLGEAAKKVQESQKTAAANRERLNAGRQAREKLTEKKQAEIAVAALEARAQAIEDRRAVLAKARQAASLTDVEKTMKARREEAIEAAKSHQKKIQSEEELFTAKESAGKRLKEEMDKEPEREAAGRELAWLEELSGKVAALDQARKKVIVNRQELQLAEANQSQALSSLNAIKASIEGKSKSLLTASNQAAQAAALETAYRVSEQISQKGLALAGLRKDLSNIMKEIDAAGKELTRAENKFTSAKQELARLQEDWNSGQAAILAGRLTTGTPCPVCGSLDHPAPARSEAALPSEKVIKEKQQAIASFETLRDKVKDKLSNIIARQAAVTGKIEELEKELGEKAGVSPAVLRAYADNARELWQNALQAMKISTFISKELDELKQKEILAGEQLESAGKSYQEAKIALESGLAVVRDRESSIPEDLRAPASLLQAQTAARKRREQLVTAFDSARKIAEEANQALAKAETAVAEAFAARLAADKRAADAEKAFQERLKAAGFAALNDYENAKKTQVWIQTAEQEIKEYDENRRAAGDRLERAVQAAEGLSEPDLDKLTVSLAEAENEWKQVLALETQLQSQTSREAEWLKKIDAADSALKELENRYAILGRLSDVANGKNRYGLTFERFVLGALLDDVTIAATARLKLMSRGRYHLQRTLDRTRRNTAGGLELEVFDTYTGVARSVSTLSGGETFLASLSLALGLADVVQSYAGGIHLDTILVDEGFGTLDPESLDFALRALIDLQKTGRLVGIISHVPELKERIDARLEIRPTDRGSVACFKLS; encoded by the coding sequence ATGAAACCATTAAAGCTGATTATGAGCGCTTTCGGCCCTTATGTGAGCACTCAGGTGCTGGACTTTACGGAACTCGGTTCCCGTTCTTTCTTCCTGATTCACGGGCCGACCGGCTCCGGCAAAACCACAATTCTCGACGCCATGTGTTTTGCCCTGTACGGAGACACCAGCGGCGCGGAGCGGGAAGGCAGACAGATGCGCAGCGATTACGCGGACTTGTCGGTTATCACCGCGATAACTTTTGATTTCGCCGTCGGTGCTGAAATATACCGGATCAAGCGCAACCCGGAACAAGAACGGCCTAAAAAGCGCGGTGAAGGAACTACGACCATGCGCGCGGAAGCCACCTTGTGGAGACGGACCGGGCTCGTTGCTGACGCCGAAGAAGGCGCTGTCTTGGAAGACGGCTGGAGCAAAGTTACAGAAGCCGTGGAAAAACTGCTTGGGTTTGAAAGCAGCCAGTTTCGCCAGGTGGTTATGCTTCCCCAGAGAGAGTTTCATAAGCTTCTGACCGCGAATTCCAGTGATCGCCAAGTCATCTTGGAGACTCTTTTCCGCACTGAACATTACCGCCGCATAGAAGAATCCTTAAAACAATCCGCGAAAGCGCTTCAGAAAAGTTTTGAGGAAACTTCCGAGCAAAAGACGTGGATTTTACAGGAAGCCAAAGCCGACTCGCGGGAAGAACTGAACGAGCGGCGCAATTTACACCTGGTCCAGTTGGGAGAAGCGGCGAAGAAGGTTCAGGAAAGCCAAAAAACAGCAGCCGCGAACCGGGAGCGGTTGAACGCCGGCAGGCAGGCGCGGGAAAAGCTGACCGAAAAAAAGCAGGCTGAAATCGCCGTGGCGGCTCTGGAGGCAAGAGCGCAGGCAATTGAAGACCGAAGGGCTGTATTGGCCAAAGCCCGCCAGGCGGCAAGCCTGACGGACGTGGAAAAAACCATGAAGGCCCGGCGGGAGGAAGCAATTGAAGCAGCCAAGTCTCACCAGAAAAAGATCCAAAGCGAAGAGGAATTGTTTACTGCGAAAGAAAGCGCCGGGAAGAGACTGAAAGAAGAAATGGATAAAGAACCGGAACGTGAAGCAGCCGGCCGCGAATTAGCCTGGCTGGAAGAACTGTCCGGAAAAGTTGCCGCCCTGGACCAAGCCCGCAAAAAAGTCATCGTTAACCGGCAAGAACTGCAACTGGCGGAAGCTAATCAAAGCCAGGCTCTGTCATCTCTGAACGCTATTAAGGCATCCATAGAAGGAAAATCCAAGTCGTTATTAACGGCTTCCAATCAGGCCGCCCAAGCCGCCGCACTGGAAACAGCTTACAGGGTGTCTGAACAAATCAGCCAAAAAGGGCTTGCTCTCGCAGGTCTGCGTAAGGACCTTTCAAACATCATGAAAGAAATTGACGCAGCCGGCAAAGAACTGACGCGCGCGGAAAATAAATTCACGTCGGCAAAACAAGAACTCGCTCGGCTGCAAGAGGACTGGAACAGCGGGCAGGCCGCCATACTCGCCGGCAGATTAACCACAGGCACGCCCTGCCCTGTCTGCGGATCGCTTGATCACCCGGCTCCCGCCCGCAGTGAGGCGGCGCTGCCCTCGGAAAAAGTGATCAAGGAAAAACAGCAAGCTATCGCGTCATTTGAAACTTTACGCGACAAAGTGAAGGATAAACTGAGCAATATTATAGCCAGGCAGGCTGCCGTAACCGGAAAGATTGAGGAATTGGAAAAGGAACTAGGTGAAAAAGCCGGAGTCAGTCCGGCCGTCCTCCGCGCATACGCCGATAATGCCAGGGAACTGTGGCAAAACGCGCTGCAGGCCATGAAAATTTCTACGTTCATCAGCAAAGAACTGGATGAGCTAAAACAAAAGGAAATTTTAGCCGGTGAACAGCTCGAATCAGCCGGCAAATCTTATCAAGAGGCTAAAATAGCGCTTGAATCCGGGCTGGCAGTGGTGCGGGACAGGGAATCATCCATTCCTGAAGACCTCCGCGCTCCCGCGTCTTTGCTTCAGGCACAGACGGCAGCCAGGAAGAGGCGGGAGCAACTCGTGACCGCCTTTGATTCGGCCAGAAAAATAGCGGAAGAAGCCAATCAGGCGCTGGCCAAGGCCGAGACTGCCGTGGCGGAAGCCTTCGCGGCGCGGCTGGCGGCGGACAAACGCGCTGCGGACGCTGAGAAAGCCTTCCAGGAAAGATTGAAGGCGGCAGGCTTTGCAGCATTAAATGACTATGAGAACGCGAAAAAGACACAGGTGTGGATTCAAACGGCGGAGCAAGAAATCAAAGAATATGACGAAAACCGGCGCGCCGCCGGGGATCGCCTGGAACGCGCCGTTCAGGCGGCGGAAGGCCTGAGTGAGCCCGATCTGGATAAATTGACGGTATCCTTGGCGGAAGCGGAAAATGAGTGGAAACAGGTACTGGCCCTGGAGACACAACTCCAGTCGCAAACAAGCCGGGAGGCCGAATGGCTGAAGAAGATTGATGCAGCCGATAGCGCTTTAAAGGAGTTGGAAAACCGTTACGCAATCCTGGGACGCCTGTCTGATGTGGCAAACGGCAAAAACCGGTATGGCTTGACCTTTGAGCGGTTCGTTCTGGGAGCGTTGTTAGACGACGTAACGATCGCCGCTACAGCGCGGTTAAAGTTAATGAGCCGCGGCCGTTACCACCTCCAACGCACCCTGGACCGGACCCGTAGAAACACGGCCGGCGGCCTGGAACTTGAGGTTTTTGACACATACACCGGCGTGGCCCGCAGTGTTTCGACCCTGTCCGGCGGGGAAACTTTCCTGGCTTCCCTCTCCCTCGCCCTTGGGTTGGCCGATGTGGTGCAGTCCTACGCTGGCGGCATTCACCTGGACACTATTCTGGTGGACGAAGGCTTCGGCACTTTGGACCCGGAATCCCTGGACTTTGCCCTGCGGGCTTTAATCGACTTACAGAAAACTGGCCGTCTCGTGGGAATTATTTCTCATGTGCCTGAACTCAAAGAACGGATCGACGCCAGGTTGGAGATCCGGCCAACTGACAGGGGAAGCGTCGCTTGCTTTAAATTGTCGTAG
- a CDS encoding 3'-5' exonuclease, producing MMNYIVFDLEMNNKWGTRIHEIIEIGAVKINSDMEVVNSFQAFIKPKLYPTISKLIKKKTRIKQEWIDNAKDLPYVVEDFRKWIGEEDFVLCGWGIDDLITFERNFKINSMDDAECDLLKNYNDIQKQFIKIYNLPNQISLKNALEMLNAKPEYDIWHRAIFDAINTSQVFIKIFDRMKNKPGLSQNLVVSTENVNNVIHAQ from the coding sequence ATGATGAATTATATTGTTTTCGATCTAGAAATGAATAACAAATGGGGAACCAGAATACATGAAATTATTGAGATAGGTGCTGTAAAAATAAATTCAGATATGGAAGTAGTTAATAGTTTTCAAGCATTTATTAAACCGAAATTATATCCAACTATAAGCAAACTTATTAAGAAAAAAACAAGAATAAAGCAGGAATGGATTGATAATGCAAAAGATTTGCCTTATGTAGTAGAAGATTTCAGGAAATGGATTGGAGAAGAAGATTTCGTTCTATGTGGATGGGGTATTGATGATCTGATTACATTTGAAAGAAATTTTAAAATAAATAGTATGGATGACGCAGAATGTGATTTACTAAAAAACTACAATGATATTCAGAAACAGTTTATAAAAATCTACAACTTACCAAATCAGATATCTTTAAAGAATGCTCTTGAAATGTTAAATGCTAAACCTGAGTATGATATCTGGCATAGAGCGATATTCGACGCTATTAATACTTCCCAGGTATTTATTAAAATATTTGATAGAATGAAAAATAAGCCTGGATTAAGTCAAAATCTAGTTGTGAGTACAGAAAATGTTAATAATGTTATACATGCACAGTGA
- the typA gene encoding translational GTPase TypA: MFRNIAIIAHVDHGKTTLIDALLRQSGIFRANQQVAERVMDSFDLEKERGITILAKNTAVRYGDIKINIVDTPGHSDFGGEVERVLKMVNGVLLLVDAFEGTMPQTRFVLRKALQLNLKPIVVINKVDRADSRISEVVDDVLELFIDLEANDELLDFPIVYTSAKEGTATTDLDAPAQNMRPLLDTIVKHIAPPPGDIDGPLQLLINNTEYDNFVGRMGLGCVKRGKIAAGQQVSVIGHDGVSRQGRIGNLYVYEGLERVNVSEAPCGEIVAFSGLDDIKIGETVACLEHPEQLEPITVDEPTLKMTFMVNDSPFAGQDGKHLTSRHLRARLFKEMEKNVSLRVEETESPDVFQVSGRGELHLSILIETMRREGYEMQVSKPEVIYRWDAGQLMEPIELLMIDIPEDKTGVIMEIVGARKGEMVNMTSLGQDQIRLEFKIPARGLIGLRSQLLSETRGHGVMSHIFLDYEPYKGDIRGRYQGVLIAFESGEASLYGLHSAQDRGVLFITPGIKVYEGMIVGEHSREQDLEVNVCKKKHLTNVRSSTAEAAMRLDEPRQFSLEEALEYIGSDELLEVTPKNLRLRKRVLNKHDRQRNMKNYQTV; encoded by the coding sequence ATGTTCAGAAATATTGCCATAATTGCCCACGTTGATCATGGAAAGACTACCTTGATTGACGCCCTACTCAGGCAGAGCGGTATTTTCAGGGCAAACCAGCAGGTTGCTGAAAGAGTAATGGATTCATTTGATCTGGAAAAGGAACGCGGCATTACCATCCTGGCTAAAAATACTGCGGTACGGTACGGCGACATCAAGATTAACATAGTGGATACCCCGGGACATTCAGATTTCGGCGGCGAGGTTGAGCGGGTCTTAAAAATGGTAAACGGCGTCCTTTTGCTGGTGGATGCCTTTGAGGGGACCATGCCCCAGACCAGGTTTGTCCTGCGCAAAGCATTGCAATTAAATCTGAAGCCTATTGTGGTTATAAACAAGGTGGACCGGGCCGATTCCCGTATTTCAGAGGTAGTGGACGATGTGCTGGAGCTTTTTATTGACCTTGAGGCAAATGATGAATTGCTTGATTTTCCGATCGTCTACACATCGGCCAAAGAAGGGACCGCCACAACAGACCTGGATGCCCCTGCGCAAAACATGCGGCCTCTGCTCGATACTATTGTTAAACATATCGCGCCTCCACCCGGCGACATTGACGGCCCGTTGCAGTTATTGATCAATAACACGGAGTATGACAATTTTGTAGGACGCATGGGGCTTGGTTGTGTCAAGCGCGGCAAGATTGCCGCCGGTCAGCAGGTAAGTGTTATTGGGCACGACGGCGTATCGCGTCAGGGCCGCATTGGAAACCTCTATGTGTATGAAGGACTGGAGCGGGTGAATGTCAGCGAGGCGCCCTGCGGCGAAATTGTGGCCTTTTCCGGTTTGGATGATATCAAGATCGGTGAAACCGTGGCCTGCCTGGAGCATCCGGAGCAGTTGGAGCCCATTACCGTGGACGAACCCACTCTGAAGATGACATTTATGGTCAACGACAGCCCTTTCGCCGGACAGGACGGCAAGCACCTGACATCCCGCCATCTGAGGGCCCGGCTGTTCAAAGAGATGGAGAAGAACGTCAGTCTGAGGGTGGAGGAAACCGAAAGCCCGGATGTTTTTCAGGTGAGCGGTCGTGGTGAGCTGCACCTGTCGATTTTAATTGAGACCATGCGCCGGGAAGGTTATGAAATGCAGGTTTCCAAGCCGGAAGTGATTTACCGGTGGGACGCGGGCCAGTTGATGGAACCTATTGAGCTGTTGATGATAGACATTCCTGAGGACAAAACAGGCGTGATCATGGAAATAGTAGGGGCGAGAAAAGGGGAAATGGTCAATATGACCTCGCTGGGCCAGGACCAAATCCGGCTGGAATTTAAAATACCGGCCAGGGGGCTGATTGGCTTGCGCTCTCAGTTGCTTTCCGAGACCAGGGGCCATGGTGTGATGAGCCATATTTTCCTGGACTACGAGCCGTATAAAGGTGACATCAGAGGGCGCTACCAGGGTGTGCTGATCGCTTTTGAATCCGGCGAAGCCAGCCTTTACGGGCTGCATTCCGCGCAGGATCGCGGCGTCTTGTTCATCACTCCCGGTATAAAGGTTTATGAGGGTATGATTGTTGGAGAGCACTCCCGCGAGCAAGACCTTGAAGTTAACGTTTGTAAGAAAAAACACTTGACCAACGTCCGGTCCAGCACCGCCGAGGCCGCCATGCGTTTGGACGAACCAAGACAGTTCAGCCTGGAGGAAGCGCTGGAATATATCGGCAGTGACGAGCTGTTGGAGGTCACCCCGAAGAATTTACGGTTACGGAAGCGAGTCCTTAACAAGCACGACCGCCAAAGAAACATGAAAAACTATCAGACTGTATAA
- a CDS encoding isochorismatase family protein, giving the protein MLQKDAKTFRKGSEEWKLHPAVAELPREHFVEKNLPGSFTGTDLESWLREKNIDTVVITGYMTQMCCDTTARQAMHPGFSVEFISDATGTLQISNEAGTVTAEELHRAILVTQAMRFSKVLTTEQWIKDLV; this is encoded by the coding sequence ATACTTCAAAAAGATGCAAAGACATTCAGGAAGGGCTCCGAAGAATGGAAACTTCACCCGGCAGTCGCGGAGTTGCCGCGCGAACATTTTGTAGAAAAGAACTTGCCTGGCAGTTTCACCGGCACGGACTTGGAATCCTGGTTGAGAGAAAAGAATATAGATACCGTGGTAATTACCGGATATATGACTCAAATGTGTTGTGACACTACAGCCAGGCAAGCCATGCACCCGGGGTTTTCAGTGGAGTTTATTTCAGATGCGACCGGGACGCTTCAGATATCAAATGAAGCCGGGACTGTTACAGCTGAGGAGTTGCATAGGGCAATACTAGTTACTCAAGCCATGCGGTTTAGCAAGGTGCTAACGACTGAACAATGGATAAAGGATTTAGTTTAA
- a CDS encoding MerR family transcriptional regulator — protein sequence MENRMKIGDFVKLTGSTLKTVRYYYKIGLLPKPERTTAGHRLYGPAELNRMRLIKHLKSLGLDLKRIKEILGNVNNNATLQKVLQLLRSELTLDKKNIEERIAKIDKMLNQGVEQIDKYAQTCPEIYNQHQKLYGILDDFQWSEHYQDSFRILAEFWKKHPEQYEIALDYGARCARLASLSEDDPEIEQLARETAKFIKSIGLLDEFDQQFELTQPLYNLRNEMIVDSLRPARKKFDQLIQQYLYPESDKQPGGKTRTKIK from the coding sequence ATGGAGAATCGGATGAAGATCGGCGATTTCGTTAAATTGACCGGAAGCACACTAAAAACCGTCAGATATTACTACAAGATAGGTTTGCTGCCTAAACCGGAGCGCACCACCGCGGGACATCGTTTATACGGACCGGCAGAGCTGAATCGTATGCGCTTAATCAAACATTTAAAATCTTTGGGGCTGGATCTCAAACGCATCAAAGAGATACTGGGTAATGTTAACAATAATGCAACCCTGCAGAAAGTGTTGCAGTTGCTGCGAAGTGAGCTCACGCTTGATAAGAAAAACATTGAAGAGCGCATAGCGAAGATTGATAAAATGCTGAACCAGGGCGTGGAGCAAATTGACAAATATGCGCAAACCTGCCCGGAAATTTATAACCAGCACCAAAAATTATATGGCATCCTGGATGATTTCCAATGGAGCGAGCATTACCAGGATAGTTTTCGGATTCTGGCCGAGTTCTGGAAAAAACACCCCGAGCAGTATGAAATAGCTTTGGACTATGGAGCAAGGTGTGCCAGGCTGGCCTCCCTGTCTGAAGATGATCCTGAAATTGAACAACTCGCCCGGGAAACGGCCAAATTTATCAAAAGTATAGGTTTGTTGGATGAGTTCGACCAGCAATTCGAATTAACCCAACCCCTTTACAACTTGCGTAATGAAATGATTGTCGACAGCCTCCGCCCCGCCCGGAAAAAGTTTGATCAGCTTATCCAACAGTACCTCTATCCCGAATCTGATAAACAACCGGGTGGTAAAACGAGGACAAAAATTAAGTGA
- a CDS encoding methyltransferase family protein, translated as MMENAAISKSKAYIMPTIMMIVLGLVLFLPAGSFRYWQAWIYWTIFLIPTLFITVYFFKRNPELLASRWQAKDQETVREIPAFFKLFYLAYIIPGFDFRFHWSNVPVWVVVAANLMFFLGYVLIIRVFKENSYASANIKVEEDQQVIATGPYAKIRHPMYTGLLMMVLSTPLALGSYWAIIPGLLFIPWTVLRIKNEEELLIRNLPGYQDYCTKTPYRLIPSVW; from the coding sequence ATGATGGAGAATGCTGCTATCTCAAAGTCAAAAGCGTATATAATGCCTACTATCATGATGATTGTGCTTGGACTGGTTTTGTTTCTTCCCGCCGGCTCCTTTAGATACTGGCAGGCCTGGATTTATTGGACGATATTTTTAATCCCCACCCTTTTCATTACCGTCTATTTCTTCAAAAGAAACCCCGAATTATTGGCCAGTCGGTGGCAGGCTAAAGACCAGGAAACGGTGAGGGAAATACCTGCTTTCTTTAAGTTGTTTTATCTCGCTTATATAATCCCTGGCTTTGATTTTCGCTTTCACTGGTCAAACGTACCTGTTTGGGTGGTGGTTGCAGCTAATCTCATGTTTTTCCTGGGTTATGTTTTGATAATTAGGGTTTTTAAGGAAAACAGCTATGCTTCAGCCAATATAAAGGTTGAGGAAGACCAGCAGGTTATAGCAACCGGCCCCTACGCCAAAATACGTCATCCCATGTACACCGGGTTATTGATGATGGTCTTATCAACTCCCCTGGCTTTGGGTTCCTATTGGGCTATCATACCTGGTCTTCTTTTTATACCGTGGACGGTCCTCAGGATAAAAAACGAGGAGGAGCTTCTAATTCGAAACCTTCCCGGCTACCAGGATTATTGCACAAAAACACCATACCGTTTAATACCATCGGTTTGGTAA